In a single window of the Acidobacteriaceae bacterium genome:
- the recG gene encoding ATP-dependent DNA helicase RecG: protein MQTPVKFVKRIGARIGEGLHERGIETVEDLLYHLPFRYEDRLHPKPLSAYMPGEMASVIGEVRGSVLLRTRSGPIFEMTVGVAPLNAADQQREPGMDGLLRPPPIFETVKCLWFHGSYLKDRFRAGQRIALYGKLEGSRSGNALNAPPGSTKFKMVQPTFEILPDASATGEDAEFTTLEMGRIVPVYPSVGGTTPWGSKLTSRWLRRVMWTIFRELKESGALESGARGAAEETLPAALCERLGLPSRMEALEAIHFPAAGTPMTELMSARTPAHRRLIFEELWYLELGLELKRRRLREREGTAFVTNDQVRTALKQVLPFKPTGAQKRVLGEIVADMRAPRPMRRLLQGDVGSGKTIVALEAALVAIENGYQVAMMAPTEILATQHYLSARKLLRDAVSPSKQRSYRVTLLTGSLDDRMKRDARGRIFRGETDLAIGTHALVEEKVDFDNLGLVIVDEQHRFGVQQRFKLMRKPGASGTATEPDVLVMTATPIPRTLALTIYGDLEASVLDELPPGRTPIVTRRMPEERADEVWEFVRKQVEAGRQAYIVYPIIEGERDDQPELDFAKDETSESAAGPGFSPDSASQQVSESASKSRRSATKKLALETKPKRTVSRAKLRSASEMFDELSNGALHGLKLGLLHGRMSADDKEVTMARFQRGEINVLVSTTVIEVGVDVPNATVMVIEHAERFGLAQMHQLRGRVGRGAAKSYCVLLTGSRISPEAELRLDAMVQTQDGFALAEMDLAQRGPGEFFGTRQAGLPEFRVANLARDRDLLELAKSEAARFVESPDPTISREERDAVWTRLKRQWQRRYGLVEA from the coding sequence ATGCAGACGCCGGTTAAGTTTGTGAAGCGAATCGGTGCGCGTATTGGCGAGGGTCTGCACGAGCGGGGCATCGAGACGGTGGAGGACCTGCTGTACCATTTGCCGTTCCGATACGAGGATCGTCTACATCCCAAACCACTTTCGGCCTACATGCCGGGCGAGATGGCGTCGGTGATTGGCGAGGTTCGTGGATCGGTGCTGCTGCGGACGCGCTCGGGGCCGATCTTCGAGATGACGGTGGGGGTGGCTCCGCTGAATGCGGCGGATCAGCAGAGGGAGCCGGGCATGGATGGGCTGCTGCGGCCTCCGCCGATATTTGAAACGGTGAAGTGCCTGTGGTTTCACGGCTCGTATCTGAAGGACAGGTTTCGGGCGGGGCAGCGCATTGCGCTGTATGGGAAGCTGGAGGGCTCTCGGAGCGGGAATGCACTGAACGCACCGCCGGGTTCGACGAAGTTCAAGATGGTGCAGCCGACGTTCGAGATTCTGCCGGATGCGAGCGCGACGGGTGAGGACGCGGAGTTCACGACGCTCGAGATGGGCAGAATCGTGCCGGTGTATCCGTCGGTGGGAGGGACGACGCCATGGGGATCGAAGCTGACGTCGCGCTGGCTGCGGCGGGTGATGTGGACGATCTTTCGCGAGTTGAAGGAGAGCGGGGCTTTGGAATCCGGTGCGCGCGGCGCGGCCGAAGAGACGCTGCCTGCGGCGCTGTGCGAACGGCTGGGGCTGCCCTCGCGCATGGAGGCGCTGGAGGCGATTCACTTCCCTGCTGCGGGCACGCCGATGACGGAGCTGATGTCGGCGCGCACGCCGGCGCATCGCAGGCTGATCTTTGAGGAGCTTTGGTATCTCGAGCTTGGGTTGGAGCTGAAGCGGAGACGATTGCGCGAGCGCGAAGGAACGGCGTTCGTCACGAACGACCAGGTACGCACCGCCTTGAAGCAGGTGTTGCCGTTCAAGCCGACGGGCGCGCAAAAGCGCGTGCTCGGCGAGATTGTTGCGGACATGCGCGCGCCGCGGCCTATGCGGAGATTGCTGCAGGGCGATGTGGGTTCAGGCAAGACGATTGTGGCGCTCGAGGCAGCGCTGGTGGCGATCGAGAACGGATACCAGGTCGCAATGATGGCGCCGACGGAGATTCTCGCGACACAGCACTATCTCTCCGCGCGCAAGTTGCTGCGCGATGCGGTTTCGCCGAGCAAGCAGCGGAGTTATCGCGTGACGCTGCTGACAGGCTCGCTGGATGATCGCATGAAGCGCGATGCGCGCGGGCGCATCTTTCGCGGCGAGACGGATCTCGCAATTGGGACGCATGCGCTGGTCGAAGAGAAGGTGGACTTCGACAATCTGGGGCTAGTGATCGTCGATGAGCAACATCGCTTTGGCGTGCAGCAGCGTTTCAAGCTGATGCGCAAACCCGGAGCAAGTGGAACGGCGACTGAACCTGATGTGCTCGTGATGACGGCGACGCCGATTCCGCGCACGCTGGCGCTGACGATCTATGGCGATCTTGAGGCGAGCGTGCTCGACGAGTTGCCGCCGGGACGAACGCCGATTGTCACGCGGCGCATGCCCGAGGAGCGGGCGGATGAGGTGTGGGAGTTCGTGCGCAAACAGGTTGAAGCAGGCAGGCAGGCGTATATCGTTTATCCGATCATCGAAGGCGAACGCGACGATCAGCCGGAGCTGGATTTTGCGAAGGATGAGACGAGCGAGTCAGCGGCAGGTCCGGGCTTCAGCCCGGACTCAGCGAGTCAGCAAGTCAGCGAGTCAGCGTCGAAGAGCAGAAGAAGCGCGACGAAGAAGCTTGCGCTCGAGACGAAGCCGAAGCGGACGGTGTCGCGAGCGAAGCTGCGGTCGGCGTCGGAGATGTTCGATGAGCTGAGCAATGGCGCGCTGCACGGGCTGAAGCTGGGACTTCTGCACGGGCGCATGAGTGCAGACGATAAGGAAGTGACGATGGCACGCTTCCAGCGCGGCGAGATCAACGTGCTGGTGTCGACGACCGTGATTGAGGTTGGCGTGGATGTGCCGAACGCGACGGTGATGGTGATTGAACATGCGGAGCGTTTCGGGTTGGCGCAGATGCATCAGCTTCGCGGGCGCGTGGGTCGCGGCGCGGCGAAGAGCTACTGCGTGCTGCTGACGGGAAGCAGGATATCGCCGGAAGCGGAGCTGCGACTGGATGCAATGGTGCAGACGCAGGATGGGTTCGCGCTGGCCGAGATGGATCTGGCGCAGCGGGGGCCGGGCGAGTTCTTCGGCACGCGGCAGGCCGGCCTGCCGGAGTTTCGCGTCGCAAACCTGGCGCGCGATCGTGATCTGCTGGAGCTGGCGAAATCAGAGGCCGCGCGTTTTGTGGAGTCGCCTGACCCAACGATCTCGCGCGAAGAACGCGATGCTGTGTGGACGCGGCTGAAGCGGCAGTGGCAGCGCCGGTATGGACTGGTGGAAGCGTGA
- a CDS encoding response regulator → MRPRKTIVCVEDNEQILSVRKFLLETRGYRVLAMSSGAEALDYLRGAIPGSVDLLLADVIMPQMDGNELVRRAKQLHPGLPTLLISGTVSNFDRAAAADAFLPKGACTPAEMLDRIRILVARKRGPKKQIQVPAPEVAIAIAS, encoded by the coding sequence ATGCGCCCTCGTAAGACGATTGTGTGTGTAGAAGACAACGAGCAGATTCTTTCCGTAAGGAAGTTCCTCCTGGAGACCCGCGGATATCGTGTCCTGGCGATGAGCTCCGGAGCCGAAGCGCTGGACTATTTGCGCGGCGCGATCCCTGGCTCGGTGGATCTTCTGCTGGCAGATGTCATCATGCCGCAGATGGACGGCAATGAGCTCGTCCGTCGCGCCAAACAACTTCACCCCGGTCTCCCCACGCTTCTGATCTCCGGCACGGTCTCCAACTTTGACCGCGCCGCTGCGGCCGACGCGTTCCTCCCCAAAGGCGCCTGCACACCCGCCGAGATGCTCGATCGCATTCGCATCCTCGTCGCCCGCAAGCGCGGACCGAAGAAGCAGATTCAGGTACCCGCCCCCGAAGTCGCGATCGCAATCGCAAGCTGA
- a CDS encoding PhzF family phenazine biosynthesis protein, which translates to MNRKLDYTILDVFAERPLEGNPLAVFHDGRGLSDLQMQAIARETNLSETTFVLPSGDADHDRAEGVRVRIFTTQEELPFAGHPTLGTASWLYLNHPPLRGAADLKLLLNVGPIAVKIEPKSAAESGVFGTMWQKDAEFSRPHDRAEVARVLGLQESDLLEDAPPQTVSTGNPFCIVALKLEALQRLAIPQWEASAWLAENRTRWFYCIAPDQHNVKKPLADAAVWRARMQFYSGEDPATGSAAGCAIAWLVQHGLAHSGREVILRQGLELGRPSRIVVRAARQDGGVGSITVSGSTIPVATGAFFLPI; encoded by the coding sequence ATGAATCGCAAGCTGGATTACACCATCCTCGATGTCTTCGCCGAGCGCCCGCTCGAAGGCAATCCGCTGGCTGTCTTCCATGATGGCCGCGGCCTCTCCGACCTGCAGATGCAGGCCATCGCGCGAGAGACCAACCTCTCCGAGACCACCTTCGTCTTGCCTTCCGGCGATGCCGATCACGACCGCGCCGAAGGCGTCCGCGTCCGCATCTTCACCACACAGGAGGAGCTCCCGTTCGCCGGCCACCCCACGCTCGGCACGGCGAGCTGGCTGTACCTGAACCATCCTCCTCTGCGCGGAGCTGCGGACCTCAAGCTTCTGCTCAACGTCGGTCCCATCGCCGTGAAGATCGAACCAAAATCAGCCGCCGAAAGCGGCGTCTTCGGAACGATGTGGCAGAAGGACGCCGAGTTCAGCCGTCCCCACGACCGGGCCGAAGTCGCCCGCGTGCTCGGCCTTCAGGAATCCGACCTCCTCGAAGACGCGCCGCCGCAAACCGTCTCTACCGGCAACCCCTTCTGCATAGTCGCGCTCAAGCTCGAAGCTCTGCAGCGGCTCGCGATTCCCCAATGGGAAGCTTCCGCCTGGCTCGCGGAAAACCGAACCCGCTGGTTCTACTGCATTGCCCCAGATCAACACAATGTAAAAAAGCCCCTCGCGGATGCCGCCGTCTGGCGCGCGCGCATGCAGTTTTACTCCGGCGAGGACCCAGCCACCGGTTCCGCGGCAGGCTGCGCAATCGCCTGGCTCGTGCAGCATGGACTCGCCCACTCAGGGCGCGAAGTCATACTGCGGCAAGGGCTTGAACTAGGGCGTCCAAGCCGTATCGTGGTCCGCGCTGCCCGACAAGACGGGGGTGTCGGCTCCATAACGGTCTCGGGCAGCACCATCCCTGTGGCAACGGGTGCCTTTTTCCTGCCCATTTAA
- a CDS encoding peroxiredoxin translates to MSLRINDIAPDFTADTTQGPIHFHEWLGNNWGVLFSHPKDFTPVCTTELGAVATLEDQFAARGAKVIGLSVDPVESHKRWEKDIEEVCGSPVKFPVIGDPELKIAKLYDMLPADAGSSSEGRTPADNAPVRTVFVVGPDKRIKLHLAYPMSTGRNFDEILRVIDSMQLTAKHKVSTPANWKQGDDIIIGGAVSNEEADKLFPGYKTVKPYLRTAAQPK, encoded by the coding sequence ATGTCTCTCCGCATCAACGATATTGCTCCTGACTTCACCGCTGATACCACGCAGGGACCGATTCACTTCCACGAGTGGCTCGGCAACAACTGGGGCGTGCTCTTTTCTCACCCCAAGGACTTCACGCCAGTTTGCACGACGGAGCTCGGCGCGGTTGCGACGCTCGAGGACCAGTTCGCCGCCCGCGGCGCGAAGGTCATCGGGCTGTCGGTCGATCCCGTCGAGTCGCACAAGCGGTGGGAGAAGGACATCGAGGAAGTCTGCGGATCTCCGGTGAAGTTTCCGGTGATCGGCGACCCCGAGCTGAAGATTGCGAAGCTTTATGACATGCTTCCGGCGGATGCCGGCTCGAGCAGCGAAGGCCGTACACCGGCGGACAATGCGCCGGTGCGCACCGTGTTCGTCGTCGGCCCGGACAAGCGCATCAAGCTGCACCTAGCCTACCCGATGTCGACGGGGCGCAACTTCGATGAGATTTTGCGCGTCATCGATTCCATGCAGTTGACGGCGAAGCATAAAGTATCGACGCCGGCGAACTGGAAGCAGGGCGACGATATCATTATTGGAGGAGCGGTAAGCAACGAAGAGGCCGACAAGCTCTTCCCCGGCTACAAGACCGTGAAACCTTACCTCCGCACGGCAGCGCAGCCGAAGTAA